A segment of the Burkholderia sp. PAMC 26561 genome:
GGACATACAGCATCGTTGGCGGTGGTATCGCACATGGTCGGCTCCGGGCGGATAAAAGAATGTTTGTTTCTGAGTTTCCTTGTCTAGCGCAAACGATTGGCAGGGAGATGGATTGAAATTTTTTATGTGCCTTGGCGAACACACGTTACGTACGTGATGGCGCGCCGAGTCTTGGCGAAGCGATGTGCAACGCGTGGAATTCAATGCAGTAATCGCGCCGCGTTCTGTTGTGCACGGCCTGGGGTGGTTCGTAATGTAAGCGCCCAAAACACCAGCGCAACAGCGCTTGCCGCAAAGCCAAGCGTACATACGCCGCTCCACCCGTCTCTTGCATAAACCCAAGTCGATAACACCGCGCCGAGCCCGCTGCCAACAGAATAAAACAGCATGTAGCAGCCAACCAGCCGTCCGTGCGCTTCGGGCCGGGTGCTGAAGATCATGCTCTGGTTGATCACGTGGATGGCTTGTCCGCCCATATCGAGCAGGACGATGCCGGCAATCAGAAGCGCAATGCCATGCGGCATGAAGCCGATGGGAATCCAGCACGCCAGCATGCACACCAGCGCGACACCTGTTGTCCATTGCCCGAGTCCGCGGTCTGCGAGATGGCCCGCACGCGCGGCCGCAAGCGCGCCGATCGCACCGACCAGACCGAACGCGCCGATTTGTGTATGCGACATCGAGAAAGGCGGCGCACTCAGGGGCAAGACCAACGCGCTCCAGAAGATGCTGAAGGCCGCGAACATCAGCAGTCCGATCATTCCGCGGACCTGCAGCACGCGTTCTTCGGCGAGCAGCGTGAACATGGAGCGCAACAGCTTCCGATAGGTGAGCGTCACCAACTGAACATGCGGCAACGGCAACGCACAGGACAGCACGATCAACATGATTGCCGCCAGCACGCTCGACAGGAAATACACCCAGCGCCAGCCGGCGATGTCCGTCACCACGCCCGCCAAAGAACGCGCCATGAGCAAACCGACCACCACGCCGCTTTGCGTTGCGCCCACGACTCTTCCGCGTTCCGATTCGTGCGCGAGCGTCGCGGAGTATGCAATCAGCCCTTGCGTCATCGCGGTGCCCGCCATGCCCACGCCGACCATGCCGATCAGCAACAAAACGGGCGACACCGCAAGTCCGACGACGATCAACGCCACTGCGAGAAACACGAGCTGCGCGCAGATCAGTCGTTTGCGATTCACGAGGTCTCCAAGCGGCACGACCAGCAACAAGGCAAGAGCGCACCCAACTTGAGTTGCAGTGATCACGCCGCCGACCACTGCGTGACTGATACGGAAGTCTGCTGCAATCGCATCCAGCAACGGTTGTGCGTAATACACGTTCGCGACACTCGCAGCGCAACAGACTGCGAGCAACAACACCAACGGGACCGGCACACGAAGCGGTATGTGTTGTGCGCTTGCTGGATTCATCGGTCATTCCTCCGGTCGTCAAATCTAGTTGCGAATTAAAACTGGTTTGAGTGTAAATGAAACCTGTTTTAAAATGCAACTAGTTTGAGCGACGCGTACAAGCGATCGTTTTTTCGAAAGCAACGATGGAGGTGGTGCAATGGCTCGAAGCAAAGGCCTCTCGGATTCATCGTGCCCGGTGGCGCGGGCACTCGACGTTGTCGGTGACCGCTGGTCGATGCTGATCATTCGCGACGCATTCGATGGCGTTCGCCGGTTTGGAGCGTTCCAGGAAAGCCTTCTTATCGCGCGGAACATCTTGACGGACCGGCTCAAGCAGCTTGTCGAGTCGGGCGTGCTGGATTGCGTTCCGGCATCGGACGGATCGGCTTATTGGGAATATGTGCTGACGCCCAGAGGCAAGGCGTTGTTCCCGGTGATCGTCACGTTGCGGCAGTGGGGCGAAGGGAATCTGTTCGAACGGGGAGAGAAACACTCGGTGCTCATCGACAGAACGAACGGAAAGCCGGTTCCCGCGCTCGCGTTGAAAAATGCGGGCGGGAAAGCGCTGGCGATGGAGGAGACGTTTGTGAAGAAGGTAGGGGAACGATGACGTTTTGCTAGATGCTTCCCCGGCAATGCCGGAGAAGCATCTAGCATCAAACCGCCAGGCACAAGTTCGGTGTATTGCCGTATCAAGGCTCCGACGACGCTTCGAAGGAATCGCCCTGATCATTCTGGCGCGCCAGGCGGGCGCGCAATACGTCGATCTGATCGAGCAGATCAAGCGCGAGCGCGACACCTTGAGCATTCAGTTCCAGATCCCGTGTGAGCCGTTGCGCGGTGACAGCGCGTCGCAGCGAGGCGCCACTGAACCGCCATTCCTCGATGCGCGCGCCCCGAGGTTCAAACGCGCCCTCGTTCACCCACAGCGTGAACTGCTCTTCGGACGCACCCGTGACGCGGCACAGTTCGATCAGCGTGAACTCGACGTGTTCCTCGACAACCTCGCCCTGCAGATAGACCGGATCGTTTTCTTTCATGATGGGTCACCCATAAAAATTCGCGCGTGGGTCGAACTCGAACGCCTCGCGCAAGGCGTTGTAGGCGGCTTTCTTGGCATCGGTATCGGCGCGGGGCAGGACGATGCCGAGCACCACATAAAGATCGCCGGCCGGGTTGCCGGGAATGCCTCGGCCCCTGAGCCTCAGGCGCCGTCCCGCCGCGGAGCCGGCCGGGACGTTCATGGTCACCTGACCGGAAGGCGTCGGTACGACGACCTCCGCGCCCAGCGCGGCTTCCCACGGCGCCACGGGAAGATCGAGCGTCACGTCGCGGCCATCGACTCGATACCGCTTGTGTTCCTCGAGCGTGACTTCCAGGTACAAGTCGCCCGCCGGCGCGTTTCCGGTGCCGGCGCCGCCCTGGCCGGCGAGCCGGAGGCGCTGGCCGTCGAGAATGCCTTTCGGAATCGATACATCGAGCGTGCGGGTTTGATAAGTGACGCGTCCGTGGTCATCGACGGATGGCATTTGCAGCGTAAAA
Coding sequences within it:
- a CDS encoding chaperone modulator CbpM produces the protein MKENDPVYLQGEVVEEHVEFTLIELCRVTGASEEQFTLWVNEGAFEPRGARIEEWRFSGASLRRAVTAQRLTRDLELNAQGVALALDLLDQIDVLRARLARQNDQGDSFEASSEP
- a CDS encoding MFS transporter, which encodes MNPASAQHIPLRVPVPLVLLLAVCCAASVANVYYAQPLLDAIAADFRISHAVVGGVITATQVGCALALLLVVPLGDLVNRKRLICAQLVFLAVALIVVGLAVSPVLLLIGMVGVGMAGTAMTQGLIAYSATLAHESERGRVVGATQSGVVVGLLMARSLAGVVTDIAGWRWVYFLSSVLAAIMLIVLSCALPLPHVQLVTLTYRKLLRSMFTLLAEERVLQVRGMIGLLMFAAFSIFWSALVLPLSAPPFSMSHTQIGAFGLVGAIGALAAARAGHLADRGLGQWTTGVALVCMLACWIPIGFMPHGIALLIAGIVLLDMGGQAIHVINQSMIFSTRPEAHGRLVGCYMLFYSVGSGLGAVLSTWVYARDGWSGVCTLGFAASAVALVFWALTLRTTPGRAQQNAARLLH
- a CDS encoding DnaJ C-terminal domain-containing protein, yielding MKYKDYYAVMGVPRTATEAEIKTAHRKLARKFHPDLNKDADAESRFKEVGEAYQVLRDPEKRAAFDALGTGLKDGDEIRPRPDVSDGFEYQGAGGAQDTDDFFSDLFGARQRHAPRSQSFDWRGEDHHARVSVSLEDTYNGAQRTFTLQMPSVDDHGRVTYQTRTLDVSIPKGILDGQRLRLAGQGGAGTGNAPAGDLYLEVTLEEHKRYRVDGRDVTLDLPVAPWEAALGAEVVVPTPSGQVTMNVPAGSAAGRRLRLRGRGIPGNPAGDLYVVLGIVLPRADTDAKKAAYNALREAFEFDPRANFYG
- a CDS encoding winged helix-turn-helix transcriptional regulator, yielding MARSKGLSDSSCPVARALDVVGDRWSMLIIRDAFDGVRRFGAFQESLLIARNILTDRLKQLVESGVLDCVPASDGSAYWEYVLTPRGKALFPVIVTLRQWGEGNLFERGEKHSVLIDRTNGKPVPALALKNAGGKALAMEETFVKKVGER